In Leucobacter insecticola, one DNA window encodes the following:
- the rsmA gene encoding 16S rRNA (adenine(1518)-N(6)/adenine(1519)-N(6))-dimethyltransferase RsmA has product MTDASESPQGGALLGPKEVRELAERLGVSPTKKLGQNFVIDPNTVRKIVRLAGVESGDRVIEVGPGLGSLTLGITEVGARVTAVEIDHRLAAELPQTARAIQPEIFADEQDPRLRVIRSDALEITAAQLADAAPERLVANLPYNVSVPILMHLLELIPELRGGLVMVQAEVGHRIAADPGSKEYGSPSAKAAWYGEWRIAGTVSRRIFWPVPGVDSVLVSYERRSIPLGSDAERELTFEIVNAAFAQRRKMLRQALQPVLGPLDQAVATLEAAGVAPTDRAEQLSIRDYLAVARAHGNGHKANT; this is encoded by the coding sequence GTGACAGACGCCTCCGAGAGCCCGCAGGGCGGGGCACTGCTCGGTCCGAAAGAGGTGCGCGAGCTCGCCGAAAGGCTTGGAGTCTCGCCGACGAAGAAGCTGGGGCAGAACTTCGTCATCGACCCCAACACGGTGCGCAAGATCGTCCGCCTCGCCGGCGTCGAATCGGGGGATCGCGTGATCGAGGTCGGTCCGGGGCTGGGATCTCTCACCCTCGGCATCACCGAGGTCGGTGCCCGAGTCACCGCCGTCGAGATTGATCACCGGCTCGCGGCTGAGCTCCCGCAGACAGCGCGTGCAATTCAGCCCGAGATCTTCGCTGACGAGCAGGATCCACGGCTGCGGGTGATCCGGAGCGACGCGCTTGAGATTACCGCGGCTCAGCTCGCAGACGCAGCTCCCGAGAGACTCGTTGCCAACCTTCCCTACAACGTGTCGGTGCCGATCCTGATGCACCTGCTTGAACTGATCCCGGAGCTTCGTGGCGGGCTCGTGATGGTGCAGGCAGAGGTGGGCCACCGCATCGCAGCGGATCCCGGCTCGAAAGAATACGGCTCACCGAGCGCGAAAGCGGCATGGTACGGCGAATGGCGGATCGCGGGCACCGTGAGTCGCCGCATCTTTTGGCCTGTGCCCGGGGTCGATTCAGTGCTGGTGTCATATGAGCGACGCTCCATCCCGCTAGGCTCCGATGCGGAACGAGAACTCACTTTTGAGATCGTGAATGCGGCATTTGCGCAGCGCCGCAAGATGCTGCGACAGGCCCTGCAACCCGTATTGGGGCCGCTCGATCAGGCCGTTGCCACGCTTGAAGCGGCTGGGGTGGCTCCCACCGATCGTGCGGAACAACTGAGTATTCGCGACTATCTCGCGGTCGCACGGGCGCACGGAAACGGGCACAAAGCAAACACGTAA
- a CDS encoding DsbA family oxidoreductase, translated as MSETIRVDIWSDIACPWCYIGKHRFEAGVAEFRAAHPEVTIEVESHSYELAPDTPLDFAGSEIDFLVKHKGMPREQVEQMLGQMTELAASEGIVFDFGRVKHANTRRAHRVLHLAKDRGVQPEVMQRLFRAYFEEGEDMSDPDALARLGAEVALDADEVRAALDSAKYGEAVDRDITRAQMLGVTGVPFFLIEEKYGVSGAQSAEAFAGAFEQVLGLVRGEEPVQR; from the coding sequence GTGAGTGAAACGATCCGCGTAGATATCTGGTCCGACATCGCCTGCCCGTGGTGCTACATCGGCAAGCACCGATTCGAGGCGGGCGTGGCGGAGTTTCGCGCCGCGCACCCCGAAGTCACCATTGAGGTGGAGAGCCACAGCTACGAGCTGGCCCCCGATACGCCGCTCGATTTCGCGGGCAGTGAGATTGACTTCCTCGTGAAGCACAAGGGAATGCCTCGCGAGCAGGTCGAGCAGATGCTCGGGCAGATGACGGAGCTGGCAGCGAGCGAGGGGATCGTGTTCGACTTCGGCAGGGTCAAGCACGCAAACACTAGACGCGCTCACCGGGTGCTGCACCTCGCGAAGGATCGTGGTGTACAGCCCGAGGTGATGCAGCGGCTCTTCCGCGCCTATTTCGAAGAGGGCGAAGATATGTCGGATCCCGACGCCCTTGCTCGTCTCGGTGCCGAGGTCGCGCTCGACGCCGATGAGGTGCGTGCGGCGCTCGACAGCGCGAAGTATGGTGAAGCCGTCGACCGCGACATCACCCGGGCGCAGATGCTCGGTGTGACCGGTGTTCCGTTCTTCTTGATCGAAGAGAAGTATGGAGTATCGGGGGCGCAATCGGCCGAAGCTTTCGCGGGAGCGTTCGAGCAGGTGCTCGGGCTTGTCCGCGGTGAAGAACCAGTTCAGCGATAA
- a CDS encoding TatD family hydrolase — protein MPAAGLRKRHQSEGRDLTRPESPEPLPFPLYDNHAHLEFEDGHEQLDPSDSLDRAAAVGVRGIVQVGTDLETSRWSAQLAEHDPRVLAAVALHPNEAPKLFAQGQLSAHLSEISRLAAQPCVRAVGETGLDFFRTGEDGRDAQIESFETHIEIARANKIALQIHDRDAHDEVVATLKRVGAPDKTVFHCFSGDATLARICNENGWYMSFSGTATFKNAPALREALSVARPELVLAETDSPFLTPEPFRGRPNAPYLLPYTVRRMAEALGEDLAEVCARIAANTERVYGSWDPAEAAA, from the coding sequence ATGCCAGCTGCGGGTCTGCGCAAACGCCATCAGTCCGAGGGGCGAGACTTGACGCGGCCGGAGAGCCCCGAGCCGCTGCCGTTCCCGCTGTACGACAACCATGCACACCTTGAGTTTGAAGACGGCCACGAGCAGCTCGATCCGAGCGATTCACTCGATCGCGCTGCAGCCGTTGGGGTGCGCGGGATCGTCCAGGTTGGCACCGACCTTGAGACGAGTCGCTGGAGTGCGCAACTTGCCGAGCATGATCCCCGGGTGCTCGCCGCGGTCGCGCTGCACCCAAACGAGGCTCCCAAACTCTTCGCGCAGGGCCAGTTAAGCGCGCACCTCTCCGAAATCTCGCGCCTCGCCGCCCAGCCCTGCGTGCGCGCGGTAGGGGAGACCGGCCTCGACTTCTTCCGCACGGGTGAAGACGGCCGTGACGCCCAGATCGAGTCGTTTGAGACGCATATCGAGATTGCGCGCGCAAACAAGATCGCGCTTCAGATCCACGATCGCGACGCGCACGACGAGGTCGTGGCCACCCTGAAGCGTGTCGGCGCGCCCGACAAAACCGTGTTCCACTGCTTCTCGGGAGACGCAACGCTCGCCCGAATCTGCAATGAGAACGGCTGGTACATGTCGTTCTCCGGCACCGCGACATTTAAGAATGCGCCCGCGCTGCGCGAAGCACTGAGTGTGGCCCGACCCGAGCTTGTGCTCGCGGAAACCGATTCGCCGTTCCTCACACCCGAGCCCTTCCGAGGCCGCCCGAACGCACCCTACCTGCTGCCCTACACGGTGCGGCGTATGGCTGAGGCCCTGGGCGAAGACCTCGCAGAAGTCTGCGCTCGCATCGCAGCCAACACCGAGCGAGTGTACGGATCTTGGGATCCAGCTGAGGCGGCAGCGTGA
- a CDS encoding ABC-F family ATP-binding cassette domain-containing protein → MAHLLGAESLHLEVPTKVVFDSVTLGVAEGDRIGIVGRNGDGKSSLLMMLAGRRDPDGGKVTMRGGTTIGVLDQADKFVDGETVGNAIVGDRPEYEWAGDARTRDVIAGLVKDLAWDAPVDSLSGGQRRRVALARLLVGDWEILALDEPTNHLDVEAIAWLANHLKRRWPQGQGALLVVTHDRWFLDEVCNTTWEVHDRIVEPFEGGYAAYILQRVERDRQAATIEQKRQNLARKELAWLRRGAPARTSKPKFRIDAANELIADVPEIRDRVSLQSMAVARLGKEVVNIVDVRVAYGDREVLDDVTWLLAPGERTGILGVNGAGKSTLLGLISGDVEPTSGQVKRGKTVKIATLTQQLDELEEHLNDPVRVVISRLRTSFTVGSGSKAQELTPGQLLEQMGFASAQLSTPVKDLSGGQKRRLQLLLILLDQPNVLILDEPTNDLDTDMLAAMEDLLDSWPGTLIVVSHDRYFLERVTDQQYAILKHHLRHLPGGVDEYLKLRAAEERESEAAGQQAGFAGSSAAASAQQISESSPASALVLPPGSAERRAVEKEQQAAERRLAKLDTEVKKLHARMADHDQSDYEGLGKIGDELRALEAEVNETEERWLELSEQLG, encoded by the coding sequence ATGGCGCATCTTCTCGGGGCAGAGTCCCTACATCTTGAGGTTCCGACGAAAGTCGTGTTCGATTCTGTGACGCTCGGAGTAGCGGAGGGGGATCGCATCGGCATCGTCGGCCGCAACGGCGACGGCAAGTCGAGTCTGCTGATGATGCTCGCTGGCAGGCGGGATCCCGATGGCGGCAAAGTCACCATGCGCGGCGGCACCACCATCGGGGTGCTGGATCAGGCCGACAAGTTTGTGGATGGTGAAACCGTCGGCAACGCAATCGTCGGTGACCGCCCCGAATACGAGTGGGCAGGTGACGCACGCACCCGCGACGTCATTGCCGGACTCGTGAAAGATCTGGCATGGGACGCGCCCGTCGACTCTCTCTCGGGCGGTCAGCGGCGGCGTGTAGCGCTGGCCCGGCTACTGGTGGGGGACTGGGAGATCCTGGCCCTCGATGAGCCCACGAACCACCTCGACGTCGAAGCCATCGCGTGGCTGGCGAACCACCTCAAGCGGCGCTGGCCGCAGGGTCAGGGCGCACTGCTTGTGGTGACTCACGACCGGTGGTTCCTCGATGAGGTCTGCAACACGACCTGGGAGGTGCACGACCGTATCGTCGAGCCCTTTGAGGGCGGGTACGCGGCATACATTCTGCAGCGGGTGGAGCGGGACCGCCAGGCCGCGACGATCGAGCAGAAACGGCAGAACCTCGCGCGCAAGGAGCTCGCCTGGCTGCGCCGCGGTGCCCCTGCCCGCACCTCAAAGCCCAAGTTCCGCATCGACGCGGCGAATGAGTTGATCGCTGATGTGCCCGAGATTCGGGATCGCGTCTCCCTGCAGTCGATGGCCGTCGCGCGCCTCGGCAAAGAGGTCGTGAACATCGTTGATGTCCGGGTGGCATACGGTGACCGCGAGGTGCTCGACGATGTCACCTGGCTACTCGCCCCCGGTGAGCGGACCGGGATCCTCGGCGTCAACGGCGCTGGCAAGTCGACGCTGCTCGGCCTCATCTCGGGAGACGTCGAACCGACCTCCGGGCAGGTGAAGCGCGGCAAAACCGTGAAAATCGCGACGCTCACGCAGCAGCTCGACGAGCTTGAAGAGCATCTGAACGATCCCGTGCGGGTCGTGATCTCGCGGCTGCGCACAAGCTTCACGGTGGGGTCGGGATCGAAGGCCCAAGAGCTCACCCCCGGGCAACTGCTCGAGCAGATGGGCTTTGCGAGCGCGCAGCTGTCGACCCCGGTGAAGGATCTCTCGGGAGGGCAGAAGCGGCGCCTGCAGTTGCTGCTGATCCTGCTCGATCAGCCGAACGTGTTGATCCTTGACGAGCCGACCAACGACCTCGATACTGACATGCTCGCCGCGATGGAGGATCTACTCGACTCGTGGCCGGGTACGCTGATCGTGGTGTCACACGATCGGTACTTCCTGGAGCGCGTCACGGATCAGCAGTACGCGATTCTGAAGCATCACCTCCGGCATTTGCCTGGCGGGGTCGACGAGTATCTGAAGCTGCGTGCGGCCGAGGAGCGCGAGAGCGAGGCCGCTGGCCAGCAGGCAGGGTTTGCGGGATCCTCCGCGGCGGCCTCTGCGCAGCAAATTTCAGAATCCTCGCCCGCATCTGCGCTCGTGCTGCCTCCGGGAAGCGCCGAGCGCCGCGCGGTCGAAAAAGAACAGCAGGCGGCGGAGCGCCGCCTCGCCAAGCTCGACACCGAGGTGAAGAAGCTGCACGCTCGCATGGCCGATCATGACCAGAGCGATTACGAAGGTCTCGGCAAGATCGGCGACGAACTCCGCGCGCTTGAAGCAGAAGTCAACGAGACTGAGGAACGCTGGCTGGAACTCTCCGAACAACTCGGTTAG
- a CDS encoding IS3 family transposase (programmed frameshift), with product MARKYDLEFRERALRMLTEALPEHASLNAASNHVGGLLGVSPDTLRIWHRQFLIDTGHKHGVTTDITEENRRLRREVAELKKANEVLRAASIFFAKGTRPPTNEMIRFIDMYRDRFGVEFLCRTLRAVVRGFLTSREYRAAKHRPPSGRQLRDELLVPEIQRLHEKHYSVYGRRKMHALLNREGWDVGRDQTERLMKAAGVRGVRKSKRVFTTRSDRSAVLPSDLVNREFTAAAPKRLLVCDVTYVATWSGFAYTAFVTDVYSRRIVGWNVASTLRSEVLPMQALDMAAWQLGGDLNGVIHHADHGSNYTAMVYTDRIVELGALPSTGTVGDSFDNAMAEAVNNLYKTELIRQQRPWKSVEQVELATLKWVWWWNHERLHGELDMRTPLEVEEAYYADSTKLPQPTG from the exons ATGGCAAGAAAATACGATCTAGAATTCCGTGAACGCGCACTCCGCATGCTCACCGAAGCGCTCCCCGAGCATGCAAGTCTCAACGCAGCGAGTAACCACGTCGGAGGCTTGCTGGGTGTCTCACCAGACACGCTCCGTATTTGGCACCGTCAATTCCTGATTGATACCGGCCATAAACATGGCGTGACGACCGACATCACTGAGGAGAACCGGCGTCTGCGCCGCGAGGTCGCTGAGTTGAAGAAAGCGAACGAGGTTTTGCGGGCTGCGAGTATATTTTTCGCCA AAGGAACTCGACCACCCACGAACGAAATGATCAGATTCATCGATATGTATCGTGATCGTTTCGGGGTCGAGTTCCTCTGCCGAACACTCCGTGCGGTAGTTCGTGGTTTCCTTACGTCTCGCGAGTATCGGGCTGCGAAGCACCGCCCGCCCTCTGGGCGGCAGCTTCGCGATGAACTCCTCGTTCCTGAGATCCAGCGCCTCCACGAGAAGCATTACAGCGTGTATGGGCGTCGCAAGATGCACGCGCTCCTCAACCGTGAGGGGTGGGACGTTGGCCGTGATCAGACCGAACGTCTCATGAAAGCTGCCGGGGTGCGCGGAGTGCGCAAATCGAAGCGAGTGTTCACCACGCGCTCGGACCGGTCGGCGGTCTTGCCATCTGATTTGGTGAACCGGGAGTTCACCGCTGCAGCGCCGAAACGATTACTCGTGTGTGATGTCACCTACGTCGCGACATGGTCCGGGTTCGCGTATACCGCGTTCGTCACTGACGTATATTCACGCAGGATTGTGGGCTGGAACGTCGCTTCGACACTCAGATCAGAGGTACTCCCGATGCAGGCGCTTGATATGGCTGCCTGGCAACTCGGGGGCGACCTGAACGGAGTAATTCATCACGCTGATCACGGATCGAATTACACCGCGATGGTCTACACCGATCGCATTGTGGAACTGGGTGCGCTCCCCTCAACTGGAACTGTTGGAGACAGTTTTGACAATGCGATGGCAGAAGCGGTGAACAACCTCTACAAGACCGAGCTAATCCGTCAGCAACGTCCTTGGAAGAGTGTCGAGCAGGTCGAGCTCGCGACTTTGAAGTGGGTGTGGTGGTGGAACCATGAGCGCCTCCATGGGGAGCTCGATATGCGCACCCCACTCGAGGTTGAGGAAGCGTACTACGCTGACAGTACAAAGCTTCCGCAACCAACTGGTTGA